A region of the Blastocatellia bacterium genome:
TTGAGGACAAAAATTACTTCCATCGAGAGATCGCCTACGGCTCGTTTGAGCGCACGATCCAGCTTCCCGAGGGGGTTGATGTGGACAAGATCGAGGCGACCTATCACAACGGAGTGTTAGAGATTACCATGCCGGCTCCAGCCGCTTTGGAGGCCAGGAAGGTTGAGGTGAAGGTGCTCGAAGCTCCCAAGGCGGCGGCAGCGAAGTGATGGAAGAGGGAATGTCCGGTCGCCTGCGTTCGGCTGACCGGCGCAAGTGAAGGCCCGTCCTCGCCCCCGTCCGTCAAGGAGGGAGCGCGGACGGGCCTTCATTATTCCACAAACTGGGGAGAGCAGGGCGCAGGGATGAGTCCCCGCTCATATGCCATCCGAAAGAGGGTCTCGATGGCCTTTCTGCCGCTGGCCCCACAGTCAAGCGTCAAGGCGTTCACGTACATGCCGACGAACCGGTCCGCCAGCTCTCGCGACAGTCCTCGGCCAAATTGGAGGGCGTAGGTCAGGGCATCATCCCGATGAGTCAGGGCGAATTCGATGCTCTGGCGGAGGAGGCGGCTGACGTGGTGGATGACCGATTCCCCCAAATCACGTCGGATGGCATTCCCGCCAAGGGGTAATGGAAGATGAGTCTGATCCTCCCACCATTGGCCGAGATCGAGAATTTTGCGCAAGCCAAGTGATGAATAGGTCAACTGTCCCTCATGAATGATGAGGCCGACATCGGCTCGGCCATATCTCACCTCGTCAAGGATCCGATCGAAGGGGACGACGACGAAACGAATCTCCGGTTCGACCAGTCGCAGCAGGAGAAAGGCCGTCGTGAGCGTTCCCGGCACCGCGATTCGAACTTTCTTCAGATCGGTGACGCTGATATTCTCCCGGGCAACCAGGATCGGCCCGTAGCGCGCGCCCATGCTCGATCCGCAGGTCAGCAGGATGTAACGGTCTGCCACGTAAGGATAAACGTGAAAGGAGAGGGCCGTCAGCTCGTAGGTTCCGGAAAGGGCAGCCCGGTTGAGCGTCTCGATGTCCTGCAGGACATGAGAGAAATGGAAGGGAGCGGTCTCGATCTTCCCCTGGACGAGGGCATAGAACATGAAAGCATCGTCGGGATCGGGGCTATGAGCGATGGTGAGCGAAAGAGTTTCAGTCATCGTCGTTCAATCGTTGAGGAGTTCTTCGATGGCCTCTTCGAATGTGCGATAGTCGGCGGCACCGACGAGTTGCTTGCGGATATTTCCCTTTTTGTCGAGGATAAATGTGGTGGGCAAACCGGTGACCCCCGGGAAAGCCTTCTGCAGCCGGTCATCTCCCAGTGCAATGGGATAGGTCATTTGATGCTTGGCGACGAATGTCTTGATGTCTTCGGGTTCTGATTCAACAGCGGCGCCGATGACGACGAGCCCGCGATCGCTATACGTTTGATAGAGTTTCTGCAGCGAGGGGATCTCCTCGATGCAGGGAACGCACCAGGTCGCCCAGAAATTGAGCAGTACCACCCGTCCCTGGAGATCGCGCAGTTTCATGGATTCACCGTTCAATAGGGTGAGCGCCACATCGGGAGCCGGTTTCGCTTCTGAGGAGACGGCACGGGCTGCTGGCGCCTTAGGGCCGAGATCGGGAATGAACGTGAGATAGCGCGAGAGAACGGCAAGATTGTTGGTGAAGATCAGGACGCCGATGGCAACAAGAAGCACACCCGAGGCCAATTCAACCCGACGCAGATGACGTTTGAAGTTTTTGTAGAAGAGCAGAAAGTAGTTTGTCCCCATGCCCGTGAGCAGGAAAGGAATGCCTAGTCCGAGCGAGTACACCGACAGAAGCAGCACTCCCTGGCTCACCGTCTCCTGGGCAGCCGCGAGAGCCAGGATGGCAGCGAGAATCGGACCGATGCACGGCGTCCATCCGATGGCGAAGGCTAATCCCATGATGAACGCG
Encoded here:
- a CDS encoding cytochrome c biogenesis protein CcdA; its protein translation is MGADQLTVATAFIGGIFSFLSPCVLPLVPGYLSLISGLTLEQLREETERGRVSRTVILNTITFILGFSLVFISLGASATWIGRVLQSQMAVLSKIAGVVIILFGLHLAGILKINLLYREARFHAQPSQRGLLGAFIMGLAFAIGWTPCIGPILAAILALAAAQETVSQGVLLLSVYSLGLGIPFLLTGMGTNYFLLFYKNFKRHLRRVELASGVLLVAIGVLIFTNNLAVLSRYLTFIPDLGPKAPAARAVSSEAKPAPDVALTLLNGESMKLRDLQGRVVLLNFWATWCVPCIEEIPSLQKLYQTYSDRGLVVIGAAVESEPEDIKTFVAKHQMTYPIALGDDRLQKAFPGVTGLPTTFILDKKGNIRKQLVGAADYRTFEEAIEELLND
- a CDS encoding MqnA/MqnD/SBP family protein; the protein is MTETLSLTIAHSPDPDDAFMFYALVQGKIETAPFHFSHVLQDIETLNRAALSGTYELTALSFHVYPYVADRYILLTCGSSMGARYGPILVARENISVTDLKKVRIAVPGTLTTAFLLLRLVEPEIRFVVVPFDRILDEVRYGRADVGLIIHEGQLTYSSLGLRKILDLGQWWEDQTHLPLPLGGNAIRRDLGESVIHHVSRLLRQSIEFALTHRDDALTYALQFGRGLSRELADRFVGMYVNALTLDCGASGRKAIETLFRMAYERGLIPAPCSPQFVE